Genomic DNA from Oreochromis aureus strain Israel breed Guangdong linkage group 13, ZZ_aureus, whole genome shotgun sequence:
TACCCTTTTCATGCCCTTTGAAGATTTTGAGAAGATCACCACAGGAGATGAAGTCATCGAGTTTTTCCAGAAATACTTCCCTGACACCATACCACTAATAGGAGCGTAAGTGACTTTCTCACTCCCCATCCATTTCCCTGAATCCCCCGTCTCTCATCTCTGCCTCCTCTGTCCTCGCACTCTGCCTTTATCTCTTCATCCGACCTGCCAAAGTGTCTTCAAAAAGCCTTTTATTTCCCGTCATCCCATCAGCTCCAGCCACATCCACAGCTCTGTTCTGTGAAGTGTGAAATTGCAGACTTACAGTTACGTGGATTTTGTGAGGTGAGGTTCTAATTTGAGGTGAACCATATGTTGCGGGTGACAGAGGTGGAGGGCTGTGTGAGGTGCAGAAACGCTTGAAGCTTTCATTTAGTTACTCATTCAGAGTGCTTAGGCATAAACAGCTAAGTGCCTGCTTTCATTTCTCAGTTTAGCTGCTTAGTTAGACGGACAGAGCATAGctgtttttagtgttttgtgATAAATTCTCTTTTAGCAAACACAAAACAGTCTGTTGCAACTGTCAGATTAAATTGCGCAAAATGAGTTTGTAATTCTAATTTCAATTTGTGCGTTGCAGGGATACTCTCCAGAGAGATTATTTCCGATTGCCTGCGCAGGCCATGGTGTCTGTCAAATGCAACCCATATCACATTGGTGACACGTGCGTCCTTATGGGCGATGCAGCCCATGCAGTAGTGCCTTTCTATGGACAAGGAATGAATGCTGTAAGTAGCACTAAATGAGGAGAGGAAAAGGCAGAATTAGACAGAGACTAATTCATCTATTCATGTTTTATAGGGCTTTGAGGACTGCATTGTCTTTGACGAAATAATGGATCAATTCAATGAGGATTTCAGTAAGCACTTTTTAAATGACCAAAGAttaacaaagagagaaaagctgagcATACAAAATAATTTCCATACGGCTCTTTGTGTATCCCGCTAGGAGCTGTTCTGCCTGAGTATACCAGAGTTCGGGTTCCGGACGACCACGCAATTGCTGACCTGGCCATGTACAACTACATCGAAGTAATCcacatattgtttttttaaatatgaaagcaGGACGTTGTGGTCAAAATTTTATATACTGCTCATGGGCATGATTGTCATGGGACTTCAAATTATTTTGttgagcgttttttttttttttttttttttacatagtgggatgattgtacagcatacatctttaatgacttaaaaaaaaaagaattgggtgcacaagtttaatttttttaattttttttattttatctaatccaCAAATGGTCAAATATATACTTACACTGTCGTGTCAcactgtgtggcaggcaggattggACCCAAACACAGGACTCGCAAAACACAAAGGGATGAACTAAGGGAGGCAGCTTTATTGTGCTGAAGAAAACTAACATACAGAATACAAGAAACAAAATCTAAAACTGGAAACTAGTAGCAAGAACAGAAAAGCTAGAAAACTAAGGAGCTAGGAACAGACTCTGAAGAAACCAGGGAAATGATGACTACTGAGAAACATACACAGCAAATGGGAACGACACGACAACCgggagaggaaaacacagggcttaaatacacaagggTGTAACGaaggaatgggaaacaggagggaaacacagctgatatTAATCTGACAAAATgagacagggaggaagcaaaagtgaaaacactgagaatgtcaaagtaaaacaggaaactgactTGACACTGTGACATGGAAGCATGACTAACTAGGGaaccagaaacacagagacaagagtAACTAACCGTGGAATATGGAAGGTAATATGGAAGGCACAGtgacagaaaactaaaaatatAGCACAAGGagaaaacaataaagagaaccaaaaatgtgaaaaacaacaaatcaaagAATATAACTTAatccaaaaacccaaaacactgggtcacaggcCCAGTACCGTGACATATGCTCCCaataatatttggttaaatgtcacATAAATTGGTTGGTTTCTTGCCACGGCACAGCTTCTAAGCATAGTGGGTTGAAGTTCCAGTTTTTGTGAAGAAAAGGCTTgatgttagcctgctttatctGTTCCAAAccctgttttgatgtgtgttttttccaACATTCTCCCGTTGTAATATCCACTTGTGTCCAAGTTTCAGCTGTTGAGCTGTTTGAagtgaagttgaagaatttggcaGTAACCCTTGTTCTTCATTACTCCATCCATTTTGTGCAATGTACCAGCCCCGCTACCACCACTATGCATGAGAGTTGTTACAGTGTTGTTAGGTTTGCGAGCCTCACCTTTATACCTTCAAACATACCACTTATCATTGTGGCCAAGTAGCTCGATCATTGTCTCATCTGACCATAGAAATTTTCTCCAGAAGGCATTTTGTTTGTCCATTTGGGAACCTGTGAATTTCAGGTGAGCTTGAATGTATCGGTTTTGGAGCAGGGGCTTATTTCTTGGTCAGCAACGTCTCAGACCATAGTGATGTAAAACTCACTTGAAGGGTGGACAGTGACACTGCTGTTCCAACAGTTTCCAGTTTTTGGCAGGCTTGAGCCTTGGTGGTTCTTGGGTTGTTCCTCAACATCCTAAccaatttcctctcatctgagggtgacagAAATGACCCATTAAACTTTTGAAACGGCCATCGTAAAGCCATTTTGGAGTACATTTTGATAAGAGGCATGTGCAGTACCGCTACACTAGAACCATTTATTCGAGTGAATCTAAACTGCTCAATAAAATGTATTTCCACTgacctgaaaactgaaaaacaaaaaggtgtTGATGGGCATACGAAACTCTGCTTGGCTCCTAAACCTATGAATATTTAGACTCTTCATCACATCTGAAGCGGAACAGTTCTCTAACCTTCTGTGCATTTAAAGTCTCGCTCTCAAAAGTAATGGATAAAGCAATTAAAACCGATAGCAGGACTATGTGTTGCCTTAACAATACTCTCCCACTGCTGCAATTATATCGAAAGGCGGGAAGAAGGAAGTCTGAAGTTTCTCATATGGCTGAAAGCTCTACCTAATGATATCATAAACAGGTCAAATGGCTCACAAACACATTTGTTGTATTGTTTCGTAGATGCGAGCACACGTCAACTCCAAATGGTTCATTTTCAGAAAATATGTTGACAACATCCTCCACTTCTTCATGCCAAAGACAATAATTCCACTTTACACAATGGTAAGTTGGATACAGTATCTCTAATGAATAGTAGCTGTTTCCACATCATTTTACCTGAAACTAAATCTGCTATTCTTTTCTTGTGTCTAGGTCACTTTCACTAGGACCAGATACCACGAAGCAGTCAAGCGGTGGCACTGgcaaaacaaagtaaaatactTGGAGAAAATGTGCTTTTACACTGCACTACACATGAATGCAATTTAATTTTGATGGGACTTTTCGTACCTTTGAACAGCTAAGCACTGTAATTAGCAAAGTGACAGTGTTATCAGAAGCAGCACTAAAGGCGGCTGCGACTCTGAGTAAACAGTTCTCCATTTAACACATATCTCGGCCGTACGCGTTTGTGGTTTCTCTCGCTGGGCTGTAGATAAGGCTGTTAGTCCTTGGCTCTGTGTTGAACTGTCTGATTTGGCCTGTGCTGGCGGCTTCTGCTCTAATAGACAGTTGGACAGCCGGGATTTTCACAGCCTCCCTTGTAAATTGATTCAACCCGTAGGGCTGTTTGGGCAAAGGGTGAAATGACCTTCatgggagaaagaaaagaaatattatCTCTGAAGCATTACAGTTAACACGATAATATGGTGTGATACTGAATATGGAATGATAGGTAAAAGATGTAAATATACAATGGTGCAATATTTAGATGTAAAGCCATGTTATCAGTTAGACAGGGAAGGccagtggggaaaaaagaggaTAGCAATGCTTGAGTGAAATCAATTTATGTTACCGCTAAATAAAAGCCTCCCAAGAACTGCTAATTTGTCTAACAGGCCAGGTGAGAATGGCTGAAATCTGAGCATCTTGCATATATtgcaacagttttatttgtacagTGTGTCAAAAGCGAGATGCTTTCCTCCCGGCAGCCTAGCCACAGAGTTTGCTGGTTGGCACCTCAATAACTCCAGTCTCTGCACATCTCTGCGCCTCATCTCTGGTCCTCGGCGTCACTATAAAAAGAGGAGCATTCATTAATTAAATCCCTTCCACCTGGCCCTCAGCCTCGCTGGCACTGCCCCTCAAGCCCGCTGCACCACCCTTCCACTGCAGCAGAGCCAGAGACCACACCCCTGCCACAGACTGCCATAGATCTCCAGGGAAACATAAAGCACATACGTTTGGGATACTGATGTACCTGAAACTGGAAGCAATTTACAAACCCTTGTGTGATTTGTGAAGCAAATAACTGAATTCAAACTAATCATCTATTCATTTCTTCACAGGTGATAAACCGTGGcctgctgctcagtgctgtgGGGGCTGTTCTTGGTGGTTCCTACCTGCTCATTAAAAATCCTCCAGACATCAACAAGCTCATCGTCTCTGCTGAGAAAATGTGGGACAGGCTTGTGGCTCTCAGGACGCTCTGAGCACAGGCATCGTTGCTGATCTCACAGACAGGTGTACAGACTATAGTGTTAAACACTAGAAAAGAATTGAGAGGCGCCCAAATATTAATTAGATTTTGACTAAATGATCTAATTCACAGCTATAACTCCAGTAATGGCAAATTACTCCAATGATGGCTGCCCTCACTTCAAGGACTGACAGTGATTGATCAGAATGACTTACACCATTTCATTAGTGTTATACTGATAATGATCAGCAGTGATGAGCAGAACACTGGGGTTTTAATTATGAAGCAAGTTTTAATTCGAGAACACAGCCTCAGTATTAGGTGTGTGTAGaggtttttactgtttttacacAAGAATGAtgtcagctttttttctttgtctccaCTGGGCCCAGTGACATTTACTTCATGCAACATCtgggatttgtttttgtttttaaaggtgcATTAAATCATCTGAGTTATTTTACCATTTCTGATAATGACTGGTGATCAACTGAAGGGCTTGATGGATCAGGTTCTATGTGAGAAGTTTGCTGGAATTTCTTTTCCTATTTCATAAGGATATGACTATCAAACACTGTTCACCTGCAGTATAGGTTTAGATCTGCCAGCCCTCCAAGACTTCACACCACTCTGAGATATGACAGGTATTTTCTGCCTGTcagactgtgttatctttgattttatctgtttatctttatttttgtaGATTTAACTAAAGAAATTGGAACAATTTATGTGTTTTCACAACAGCCTGCTGGTAACAAAGATACAGTTTTACTCCTGTACTTCTGACCAACCAGCAATGTAGTATTTCCTCTCTTTGGGCTTGGAGTTTGGCTGGTTTGTCCACTTCAAATGTGCTGCTATGCTCACCAGGCTATAATCTATATAAAACAAGTGAAGATGACTGGTTTTAAGGACTTTTATTTACCCTTCATGAAACTCATTGATCATTTTCACTCTCTGGCAAAAAGCATAAATGTTAAATTTCCAGTTTTGTCACCTATGGACACAGCTaggcaagtttttttttctgtttccagtCTTTATTATAAGATATGCTTCATAATGAAAATACAGTAAGAAATCAACCAAGTCCCAGTTTTCCAACTGtctaaaaagacaaagaaatccCTCTCACTCGTTCTCACATCCACAGTTAAAAGGGTTTTTATCAGCTAAGGAAAACCATTCATTAAATCTATTCATAGCTGGCAGCTCAGGAGGAAATGAAAGGAGCGTGTCACTAAGGTCTTAGTCTCATTTCCTCTTAGTCTTCAAGAAGGGCTACTCCTAACATCCTAATACATACAAATCTACCAAGTGTAATTTCACAGTGACTGATCTTGTCACACTTGATATTTACATTGAAATAAGATGAGCTTAAGTAAACAGGCCTAGATAGCTTAAAATAGGGTCTCTTTATTGAATCCATACACAGTAATGTCAGTTTGTGCATTATGGGTTATGGCTAAGAATCTAAGGCTTGTATTCCATTATACACAGTTGGGTACCaaccaaaaaatgaaaatgctaCCACGTGTTAAGCCAAACTCAGGTCCTCAACTGCCTTCCATATACTCAACAAAGTCCTACAGCTGTCACATATACTGTATGGCATATCTGACAAATACGTGTGAGAAAAATACCATCACTACTACATCATTAAGTTACTTATATCACAACAGCCGATGTTAGATGAGGATGTCAAACTTTCATATTACTCAAACTGGTTTATTTGAGAACTTGGGCTTACAGTTGGGTTTATACATGAAGCTGTAACCAGGCTGTAACCACGTGTGGACAGAAACAGCCAGGGAGGTCAGACAGGATTATTTTGGCTTGGAGTTGCATGTTAGGTCCTAAGGCATACGGAGTGGTGGGGTGAGAAGTTCGGTGTTTTTGGCTCACAGTGGCCTCACTTGGATAACATTGAACTGCGTGGAGTTTCCAGCCTTGGAGGTCACATCCAGGTGCTGGAAGTCATCGCCGGTGATGATGAAGACGATTGAGGAGGAATTGAAGGTCACCCTCTTCTTGGGTCGCGCCTTGGTGCTGCTGCACGTACTGGACACAACGATCGGTCGGATGGGACGCTCGATCGGAGCCAGGGGGCGCTCTTTGAGGTTCCGCTGCAGCCAAGAGATccgagagcagagcagctgcagCAAACAGCGGCGGAACTGTGGAAgagaaacagaagcaaaggcTGGTATTTAACAACAGCCTCCTGTCTTCACTCATTAGTATGTCAAACACACAAGAGATCAACCTCTAGCCAGCAAACCAAGACTAGTGGACTGGACCATTTCACTCtgacatacaaaataaaattcatttttatgCTCACCATATTAGggaatgaaaaatattttttaaatggtgaCATTTTGTGGTAAAATATTCCTCCAATTTGCTACTCAAAGCTGCAGCTACACAGGAGGAGACCAAACCGTCCCCCCACATTGAGATGCTATCgatttgttgtgtttgtccATATTTAATTATGGGTCAGCTGTGGTCACTCCGGGGGAGGGATGACAAACTACACAGCAAGCGGCTATTCAGAACTCTCAAGTAAAATATATCATGTATTCTAGACAGCAGCCTAACCTGGGCTGATTTTCGAGCAGCAACACAAAGAAATTGGTTCTGGAGAGGTAGCCTTGCcccaaacattaaaaaagaaagaaaaataatttgatTACAAACCTTTCTGCTCATAAAGACGTAAATGAGGGGGTTGTATGCCGTGCTCGACTTGGCAAAGAATGATGGGATGATGGCCAGAGTGGGAGAGACCATGCTCTTCCTGCCGAAGGCCTCCATCATGGAGACGACAGCGTAGGGTGTCCAACAAACCAGGAAGCAGGTTATCATCAGGAGAAACATCACGGCGACTTTCTTCTCATAACGCAAAATCTTGATGATTTGAACCGTTTGGAGGTCTTGGAGAGAGCGCAGCTATAAGAAACAGGACAGAGCAGGATGCTGACATGATGGGATATTTCTTCATCAAGCAAACAAGTTACAGTGACACTTTGTTATAAAGTAAATTTATGTCATAgtctttgattttgtttgtttgctttctgcCTTTGCCTTTTCCCCATCTTACATAATTACCATTCTACTTATCTAAGACAATTTTATGTTCTTTTGGGGGGAATTAATCCTAATTTCTACCtgctacaccaaagtaatttcTCAGCTTTGGGATATACATCAACCTGTGCTGTATTACTGATCTCCCCATTCTCCCCTGTTTGTCTTGTTCCCTCAGCAGCTCTTCTACTTTGATAGTCACATTTCAGtggtttttattcagtttttctttggtttagtttttaTCATCCTAAGGGCTTTTGCCTGTGTTTCATCTTGGGGCCTGTTCCAGAAAGCAGGCTTAGTCAAAGAGAGGGTTATTTAAACTCTGGGTCagttaccatggcaacagaCTCTGTGAACCTAACCCTCTTGCTGGTAGAATTTGTACAACAAACCTCCCCTCCTGCTAACTTCGCGTATACCAAACATATACCAGAACAAATTAATCTGCAGGAGTTTACATTCTGAAGGAAAGAAGAATATTGGTAAGATGTTAGCTTGTTATCGAAGAAGTATCTTCAACATGCCTGCCTTATGACAGACACAGAACGTGGACATTGTGGATTTCATTCTCGTCTCAGAATCAAACCTTTGCAATGTCTTTCTTTCTAACACTGCGATTCTGTGCACATTCAATCCAGTTTCCCTGCACTGAAATATTTAGTGTAATTACTAGGGGTAAACAttgtttaaatcaaacaaatttcTGTGATGCTTTAGTCACATAAAATTCTACAAGTGGCCTAAATGtagtttaaatattattttttaaaatacatccTCCATGTAGTCTAAATGTGTTTGGGCAGCATTTCAGTAGAAATCAATAAATGTTTAGTCATTTTGAGCTCTTTGCCTGTAAATCACtgtaaaacattattattactaGGTTAGCTTTTGACTTTATAGTTTAACCAAAAGCAAAAACTCTAAATGTACCATCTCAGGCTGAAATCAACTCATAGTTCTGGGTCAGGTTAAACCTGCTTTCTGGAGCAGACCTTATTTCATTTCCTAATTCTGTCTTCTGTGAGTTGGTTTCAGTAAAATTTCCATAATGTTGtgggcgattgtggctcaagagttgggagtttgccttgtaattggaaggttgccggttcgagccccggcttgacagtctcggtcgttgtgtccttgggcaagacacttcacccgttgcttactggtggtggtcagagggcccggtggcgccagtgtccggcagcctcgcctctgtcagtgcgccccagggttgctgtggctacaatgtagcttgccgtcaccagtgtgtgaatgactggatgtgtaaagtgctatataaatacagaccatttatcCTGTTGGCTGGCACTAGCTTTTGTGTAAGCACGGTGTGTGCTCCCCATTTTATGATTGGCCTCTGATTCTACGGCACGACACAATCTCTCTCCTGGCTGCCGTCATTAAGATGGTGATTGGACAGCTGCCGAGTCCAGGTCTCGGCTCAGATTAAATCAATTTAAGCTCTGTGTCAGGACGGCTGTTATTTGGAGTGAGCATCCTGGTTCTGTGTCCCTTGTGGTAAATTTATTGGTTTAGTAAccatatggatggatggaaggatagttaagaaacagaaagttagttttcattttcattgggagttctctttatttgttttatttctttttaaatttaacaaCACCCAAAGCTCTACAGCTGTCAGGTTAATTTACTGGTTACAATAAGATAGATTACATTAATTTCCCCTGTTTTACCTCTCTTCTCCTCTTGAGAGTTGTATCTTAAGATCTTGGTAACATCGTAAAAGTCGTGAAAACATGATAATGCCTTGGTAACAGGCTGGGTGCATGACACTGCAGATCAAACCTACCCTTCAGCTAGAGAGATGAGATGATAAACAATATAGCTATTCTCTAGCCTCGCTcaaaaaagaacacagcagCTGAACGTAGACGTGAATACAATATTTATGACTTTACAATTTGTGCTCTTTATGCTCTTTTTCTTATTAATCCACAACCTTTTGCATGCTTAAATTCTATTGTTTCTCCAGGTCTTCACTTATCTACAATAAGAATTTCTTGCTGTGGCAAAGCCGGCCAGCTGCTCTCGTATCAAACCAGAAATAGTCTGCAGGGTACTGAGTTATTCCTCTTTGAAGATGTTCCCAAAATACTGTGACATGTGACAAATCCACCCAGGCCTCTGAGGTGCACGAGCTTGGGGCTCCAAGAACGCAGCAGCTCACACTTCCTGCATGATTGTGCATATTTAAGAAAGGAAACTGATGCAGAAAAGCTTGGAAATCAGTTCGTCCCTTTCTCTTTTACATGTTTCATTACAAAGTATGCTCTGTCACAACTTCAGCAGTCATCTCCTGAATGATGACTGCAGATTCCTTCACGACAAAGTATTTTTTTCgtgaaattattaaaataaactgaactcaTATCACTTGTCCTTTGCCACAAAAATTTAAGGCAATGCTTCTAAGAAGCACAATAGTGAGTTTTCTGGATGACTTCCAGCGTACAGGACAGG
This window encodes:
- the opn3 gene encoding opsin-3 isoform X2, producing MTLAALAYERYIRVVHAQVVDFPWAWRAIAHIWLYSLAWTGAPLLGWNRYTLEIHRLGCSLDWTSKDPNDASFILFFLLACFFVPVGVMIYCYGNILYTVQRLRSLQDLQTVQIIKILRYEKKVAVMFLLMITCFLVCWTPYAVVSMMEAFGRKSMVSPTLAIIPSFFAKSSTAYNPLIYVFMSRKFRRCLLQLLCSRISWLQRNLKERPLAPIERPIRPIVVSSTCSSTKARPKKRVTFNSSSIVFIITGDDFQHLDVTSKAGNSTQFNVIQVRPL